In Emys orbicularis isolate rEmyOrb1 chromosome 12, rEmyOrb1.hap1, whole genome shotgun sequence, one genomic interval encodes:
- the LOC135886178 gene encoding olfactory receptor 14A16-like, which produces MTEFLLLDFSEGQKLQILQFVVFLVIYLVTLMGNLFVITAVILDHLLHTPMYFLLINLSILDLGFISVTILKSMANCIMNTRSISYFGCFAQVFFFILFSSADVFLLTIMAYDRYVAICKPLHYERVMNRRACVQIAASAWISGLLISALHTGSTFAITFCGGNMVDQFFCEIPQLLKLACYDSNHSEVRVIVIIIFLGLSCFVLIIVSYVQIFNTVLRIPSEQGRHKAFSTCLPHLTVFSLFVSTDTFAYLKPT; this is translated from the coding sequence ATGaccgagttccttctcctggACTTCTCTGAGGGTCAGAAGCTGCAGATTTTACAATTTGTGGTGTTTCTAGTGATTTACCTGGTAACCCTGATGGGGAACCTCTTTGTTATCACTGCTGTAATCCTTGACCACcttcttcacacccccatgtacttcttacTGATAAATTTATCCATCCTGGACCTCGGCTTTATCTCTGTCACCATCCTCAAATCCATGGCCAACTGCATCATGAACACCAGGTCAATTTCTTATTTTGGATGCTTTGCCCAAGTCTTTTTCTTCATATTATTTTCTTCAGCAGATGTCTTCTTACTCACCATCATGGCATATGACCGATATGTCGCTATCtgcaaaccactgcactatgagagggtgatgaacaggagagcttgtgtccaaataGCAGCCAGTGCCTGGATCAGTGGTCTTCTCATTTCTGCACTGCACACTGGGAGCACATTTGCCATAAccttctgtggaggcaacatggtggatcagttcttctgtgaaatcccccagctacTCAAGCTCGCCTGCTATGACTCAAACCACAGTGAAGTGCGAGTTATTGTAATTATTATCTTTTTAGGCTTAAGCTGCTTTGTTTTAATAATTGTGTCATATGTCCAGATCTTCAACACagtgctgagaatcccctctgagcagggccggcataaagctttctccacctgcctccctcacctCACTGTGTTCTCCTTGTTTGTTTCCACTGACACCTTTGCCTACCTGAAACCCACCTGA